Proteins encoded within one genomic window of Pseudomonadota bacterium:
- a CDS encoding acyl-CoA/acyl-ACP dehydrogenase, whose amino-acid sequence MPVEKRIGQGGEGWRVMAVGLNFERTLISAQVLGWMQALLRNVVPYAQIRVQFRRPTIDIPNNQFKIVDMIIKVKMARLVTHYTAYLVSL is encoded by the coding sequence GTGCCTGTTGAGAAACGTATAGGACAGGGAGGAGAAGGGTGGAGGGTTATGGCAGTCGGTCTTAATTTTGAGAGAACCCTCATTTCTGCTCAGGTTCTAGGCTGGATGCAGGCCCTTTTGAGAAATGTTGTGCCCTACGCTCAAATAAGGGTTCAGTTTAGGAGGCCAACAATTGATATTCCTAATAACCAGTTTAAAATTGTAGATATGATTATCAAAGTTAAGATGGCACGCCTTGTTACCCACTATACTGCTTACCTCGTCTCGCTATAG